The following are encoded together in the Azospirillum brasilense genome:
- a CDS encoding DUF3750 domain-containing protein produces MAATILVILMTLVLLLAGPAFVIASGTATLGVDWSRADRRSVGLAPDPATTPEAVVQVYAARALSWRGAFGTHPWFAVKPAGASAYTVYEVIGWRVYRGLPAVAVSNRDPDGRWFGSAPAVLAELRGPAAEAAIPKIAEAARSYPYAGEYRIWPGPNSNTFAAWVGRAVPDLRLDLPSTALGKDYLGTGLIARAPSGTGWQVSLFGLAGLLLAKEEGFEVNLLGMTFGVDPFDLAVKIPGVGRLALNAPAPTAPAAADGPPPG; encoded by the coding sequence ATGGCGGCCACCATCCTGGTGATTTTGATGACTCTGGTCCTGCTGCTGGCCGGTCCGGCCTTCGTGATCGCGTCGGGAACGGCGACGCTGGGCGTGGACTGGAGCCGGGCGGACCGCAGGTCCGTCGGCCTCGCCCCCGATCCCGCCACGACACCGGAAGCGGTGGTGCAGGTCTACGCCGCCCGCGCCCTGTCCTGGCGCGGCGCCTTCGGCACACACCCATGGTTCGCGGTGAAGCCGGCGGGGGCGTCGGCCTACACCGTCTACGAAGTGATCGGCTGGCGGGTCTACCGCGGTCTGCCGGCGGTGGCGGTCAGCAACCGCGATCCGGACGGGCGGTGGTTCGGCTCCGCACCCGCCGTGCTGGCCGAGTTGCGCGGCCCCGCCGCCGAGGCGGCCATCCCCAAGATCGCCGAGGCGGCCCGGAGCTACCCCTACGCCGGGGAATACCGCATCTGGCCGGGCCCCAACAGCAACACCTTCGCCGCCTGGGTGGGGCGGGCGGTACCGGACCTGCGGCTCGACCTTCCCTCCACGGCGCTGGGCAAGGACTATCTGGGCACCGGCCTGATCGCGCGGGCACCCAGCGGCACCGGTTGGCAGGTCAGCCTGTTCGGCCTCGCCGGGCTGCTCCTGGCCAAGGAGGAGGGGTTCGAGGTGAATCTGCTCGGCATGACCTTCGGGGTCGATCCCTTCGACCTCGCGGTCAAGATCCCAGGCGTCGGGCGGTTGGCGCTGAACGCCCCCGCCCCGACCGCCCCGGCTGCCGCCGATGGCCCGCCGCCCGGCTGA
- a CDS encoding TolC family protein, translated as MTRFPSSLRPRGHKARASFALVAAALLASGCSVSPKPLTDDENVSRLREDMSVIMAPQEPITGPVSMHEAMARAIKYNLDERVKLMEMAVANQQLDLSRFDMLPRLVAGAGYTGRNNESGSESLNLATGRRTGESTTATDRHRRTADLGFTWNILDFGVSYLRARQNSNLVLIADERRRRVVQGILQDVRTSYWRAVAAERLLKRIEPLEKRIEAARKNANALEAQRVQAPLQTLSYQRALVDTLRQLQTLRRELVASKSQLGALMGLPPGETFTLQMPPDVTGKDVPVITASVDALETYALLNRPELLEESYNARITADETRRALLKLLPGIDLNAGLHFDSNSFLLNQRWADYGARVSWNILSLASAPDTHAFSKAQEELVAFRRQALSVAVLSQVRVAVVQFRELSQEFSLNADQAAIDRRIRQQYVNSSTVGQQGDMSVIQAEVSELVSDLRRDLVYADLQNAYARVMVSAGVDPMPEAVPSQDLTTLRQAVSDGLGAWQQKAGGTARLQDLLVPAATTSEKAPGEKAPVEKAAEPMDEPKAVPVAARGEEPAERKAAVPERVTVAELPQQPAASMATPLTVSYSPSTRTEPVKVYSVPSSALAPMGRASAR; from the coding sequence ATGACCCGGTTCCCTTCCTCCCTCCGGCCGCGGGGCCACAAGGCCCGCGCGTCCTTCGCCCTGGTTGCCGCAGCCCTGCTCGCCAGCGGATGTTCCGTCAGCCCGAAGCCTTTGACGGATGACGAGAACGTGTCCCGCCTGCGCGAGGACATGTCGGTCATCATGGCGCCGCAGGAGCCGATCACCGGTCCGGTGTCAATGCACGAGGCGATGGCGCGGGCCATCAAATACAACCTCGACGAGCGCGTGAAGCTGATGGAGATGGCGGTCGCCAACCAGCAGCTCGACCTGTCGCGGTTCGACATGCTGCCGCGTCTCGTGGCGGGGGCCGGCTACACCGGACGCAACAATGAATCCGGATCGGAAAGCCTCAACCTCGCCACGGGCCGCCGCACGGGCGAGAGCACCACGGCCACGGACCGGCACCGCCGGACCGCCGATCTGGGCTTCACCTGGAACATTCTCGATTTCGGCGTCAGCTATCTGCGCGCCCGCCAGAACTCCAACCTCGTCCTGATCGCCGACGAGCGCCGCCGCCGCGTTGTCCAGGGCATCCTGCAGGACGTTCGCACCTCCTATTGGCGCGCGGTCGCGGCGGAGCGTCTGCTGAAGCGGATCGAACCGCTGGAGAAGCGCATCGAGGCGGCGCGCAAGAACGCGAACGCCCTGGAGGCCCAGCGCGTCCAGGCTCCGTTGCAGACCCTGTCCTACCAGCGCGCGCTGGTCGACACGCTGCGCCAGCTCCAGACCCTGCGGCGCGAGCTGGTGGCCTCCAAGTCGCAGCTTGGCGCGTTGATGGGCCTGCCGCCGGGCGAGACCTTCACCCTTCAGATGCCGCCGGACGTCACCGGCAAGGACGTCCCGGTAATCACCGCCTCGGTCGACGCCCTGGAAACCTACGCGCTCCTGAACCGTCCGGAGCTGCTGGAGGAGTCCTACAACGCCCGCATCACCGCCGACGAGACGCGCCGCGCCCTGCTGAAGCTGCTGCCGGGCATCGACCTGAACGCCGGCCTGCATTTCGACAGCAACAGCTTCCTGCTGAACCAGCGCTGGGCCGATTACGGGGCGCGGGTGTCGTGGAACATCCTGTCCCTGGCCTCGGCCCCGGACACCCATGCCTTCTCCAAGGCGCAGGAGGAGCTGGTTGCCTTCCGCCGTCAGGCGCTGAGCGTGGCGGTGCTGAGCCAGGTGCGCGTGGCGGTGGTTCAGTTCCGCGAGCTGTCGCAGGAGTTCTCGCTCAACGCCGATCAGGCGGCGATCGACCGCCGCATCCGGCAGCAGTATGTCAACAGCAGCACGGTCGGCCAGCAGGGCGACATGAGCGTGATCCAGGCCGAGGTGTCGGAACTCGTCTCCGATCTGCGGCGTGATCTCGTCTACGCCGACCTGCAGAACGCCTACGCCCGCGTCATGGTGTCGGCGGGCGTCGATCCGATGCCGGAGGCCGTCCCGTCCCAGGATCTGACGACGCTCCGTCAGGCCGTGTCCGACGGGCTGGGCGCCTGGCAGCAGAAGGCCGGCGGCACGGCACGCCTCCAGGATCTTCTGGTTCCCGCCGCCACGACCTCGGAGAAGGCTCCGGGGGAGAAGGCTCCGGTTGAAAAGGCGGCCGAGCCGATGGACGAACCGAAGGCCGTCCCGGTCGCCGCGCGCGGCGAGGAGCCGGCAGAGCGCAAAGCCGCAGTGCCGGAGCGTGTGACGGTGGCCGAACTGCCGCAGCAACCGGCCGCGTCCATGGCCACGCCGTTGACGGTGTCCTACAGCCCGTCCACCCGGACGGAGCCGGTCAAGGTCTATTCGGTGCCGTCGAGCGCGCTGGCCCCGATGGGGCGTGCCTCCGCGCGTTGA
- a CDS encoding HlyD family efflux transporter periplasmic adaptor subunit → MGAAAIGMTTGPAAVTPVDPLDSVRLPPLREELQLLPAPPASDGSPCWTIHDPVRNRYFRIGHGAFEVIARWHHGSPRAIAAAVAAETVLEPEAEDVVNLYKFLAGSNLTQGADVDFLAKQTAARRTSWWMWLLHNYLFFRIPLVRPDAFLNATVRYVAPFYSRAWLWTVIGAGVLGLILAMRQWDSFAHTFLHFFTLEGMALYGLTLLVTKTLHELGHAYTAKRFGCRVPTMGAAFLVMWPVLYTDTSDAWRLVSRRARLHIAAAGMLTELALAAFATLAWSFLPDGPLRSAAFFVATVSWVTTLTINLSPFMRFDGYYLLADALDVPNLQDRAFALARWRLREWLFGLGDEVPERFDPWLHRVMLAYAFATWVYRLVLFIGIAVLVYHVFIKVLGIVLFAVEVGWFILRPLLNEAKEWWERRGSLRPNRNLLMTLGGLTALVWLAFVPVTGTIAVPSVWRAEGFSTLFAPVPSRIAEVLVQPGQRVAAGDPLFRLEAPELTSRLHQSELRIALAQDRIDRMLAARDGLDRVRVMEEDLAAGLADRQGLLDGLARLEIRAPIAGTVVDVTDALRPGRWVGPSLALGQIVADGGGELVGYVAENDLTRVMVGAGAVFHADDPLRPRMEAQVTAVNRVSVKGLDIPALASIHGGPVAVESQTGPSMGRTNAEAARLNLKPVEAVYRVTLTPLDRTQAGPAHQMRGVARVDGEARSVADRFWRTALAVLIRETGF, encoded by the coding sequence ATGGGCGCCGCCGCCATCGGCATGACGACGGGGCCGGCGGCGGTCACGCCGGTGGATCCGCTGGACAGCGTGCGGTTGCCGCCGTTGCGCGAGGAGCTGCAACTGCTGCCAGCCCCGCCGGCCTCGGACGGGTCGCCCTGCTGGACGATCCACGATCCGGTGCGCAACCGCTATTTCCGTATCGGCCACGGCGCCTTCGAGGTCATCGCCCGCTGGCATCACGGATCGCCCCGCGCCATCGCCGCAGCGGTGGCCGCCGAAACGGTCCTGGAGCCGGAGGCGGAGGATGTCGTCAACCTTTACAAGTTCCTGGCCGGCAGCAACCTGACCCAGGGCGCCGACGTCGATTTCCTGGCGAAGCAGACGGCGGCGCGACGCACGTCCTGGTGGATGTGGTTGCTGCACAATTATCTGTTCTTCCGCATCCCGCTGGTCCGCCCCGACGCATTCCTGAACGCCACGGTGCGCTACGTTGCGCCCTTCTACAGCCGCGCTTGGTTGTGGACGGTGATCGGCGCGGGGGTTTTGGGCCTCATTCTGGCGATGCGTCAATGGGACAGCTTCGCGCACACGTTCCTGCATTTCTTCACGCTGGAGGGCATGGCGCTCTACGGCCTGACCTTGCTGGTGACGAAGACGCTGCACGAGCTGGGGCACGCCTACACCGCGAAACGCTTCGGCTGCCGGGTGCCGACCATGGGGGCGGCCTTCCTGGTGATGTGGCCGGTGCTCTACACCGACACCAGCGACGCGTGGCGGCTGGTCTCGCGCCGCGCCCGGCTGCACATTGCGGCGGCAGGCATGCTGACCGAACTGGCGCTGGCCGCCTTTGCCACGCTGGCCTGGAGCTTCCTGCCCGACGGGCCGCTGCGCAGCGCCGCCTTCTTCGTGGCGACGGTGAGCTGGGTGACGACCCTGACGATCAACCTCAGCCCCTTCATGCGCTTCGACGGCTATTACCTGCTCGCCGACGCGCTGGACGTGCCGAACCTGCAGGACCGCGCCTTCGCGCTGGCCCGCTGGCGGCTGCGGGAATGGTTGTTCGGCCTGGGCGACGAGGTGCCGGAGCGGTTCGATCCGTGGCTGCACCGGGTGATGCTGGCCTACGCCTTCGCCACCTGGGTCTACCGGCTGGTGCTGTTCATCGGCATCGCGGTGCTGGTTTATCACGTTTTCATCAAGGTGCTGGGAATCGTGCTGTTCGCGGTGGAAGTCGGCTGGTTCATCCTTCGCCCGCTGCTCAACGAGGCGAAGGAATGGTGGGAGCGGCGGGGCAGTCTGCGGCCCAACCGGAACCTGCTGATGACCCTGGGTGGACTGACCGCGCTGGTCTGGCTGGCCTTCGTGCCGGTCACCGGCACCATCGCCGTGCCATCGGTGTGGCGGGCGGAGGGCTTCTCGACCCTGTTCGCTCCGGTCCCGTCGCGCATCGCGGAAGTTCTGGTCCAGCCCGGCCAGCGCGTGGCGGCGGGCGACCCCCTGTTCCGCCTGGAGGCGCCGGAACTGACGAGCAGGCTGCACCAATCGGAATTGCGCATCGCGCTGGCGCAGGATCGCATCGACCGCATGCTGGCCGCCCGCGACGGGTTGGATCGGGTGCGCGTGATGGAGGAGGACCTTGCCGCCGGGCTGGCCGACCGGCAGGGCCTGCTCGACGGTCTGGCACGGCTGGAGATCCGTGCGCCCATCGCCGGAACGGTGGTGGATGTGACCGACGCGTTGCGCCCCGGGCGCTGGGTCGGACCGTCGCTGGCGCTCGGCCAGATCGTCGCCGATGGTGGCGGCGAACTGGTCGGCTATGTGGCCGAGAACGACCTCACACGCGTCATGGTGGGGGCGGGCGCGGTGTTTCATGCCGACGACCCGCTGCGCCCCCGGATGGAAGCGCAGGTGACGGCGGTGAACCGGGTGAGCGTGAAGGGGCTGGACATTCCCGCCCTGGCCTCGATCCATGGTGGCCCGGTCGCTGTGGAGAGCCAGACCGGACCGTCGATGGGACGGACGAACGCCGAGGCCGCGCGTTTGAATCTGAAGCCGGTGGAAGCCGTCTACCGGGTGACCCTGACGCCGCTGGACCGGACGCAGGCAGGACCCGCCCACCAGATGCGCGGCGTGGCTCGCGTGGACGGGGAGGCGCGCAGTGTGGCTGACCGCTTCTGGCGCACCGCGCTGGCCGTGCTGATCCGCGAAACCGGGTTCTGA
- a CDS encoding efflux RND transporter periplasmic adaptor subunit, whose amino-acid sequence MPDDVKSIRMEATNPLNSLLLLLNLQQEARQAQTPEALRFLLVNQTRRMIAYQQAVFLTVAPSGKARLEAVSNVAVPERDAPFTRWLEAAASAIAAGAEARNLHGIAPTEVPPALARDWGQWGPAQALWVPLPGLDGTVTAVLWLARDDAWTDGEKVLLGQLSGGYGHAWWALTHAGRRSGVRTRKGIWALAVVAVLAAVLAIPVPQSTLAPAEVAPRDPLIVSAPLEGVIERFHVQPNEPVTTGQPLLSFESSVLKSRLEVARKALASAEAELLTASQGAFTDPLSKARIAQLKTQVELRRAEMDFARDLMDRVTVKAERTGIAVFTDANDWLGKPVAVGERILTLADPQAAEVDVHVPVNDAIVLQEGAEVSLYLNVDPLRPLRATVSHASYEPGLTPGGVLAYRVRADLAPDQPTPRIGLRGTAKIQGERVPLAFYLFRRPLAALRQTVGL is encoded by the coding sequence GTGCCCGATGACGTCAAATCCATCCGGATGGAAGCGACCAACCCGCTGAACAGCCTCCTGCTCCTCCTGAACCTGCAGCAGGAGGCCCGGCAGGCCCAGACTCCAGAGGCGCTGCGCTTTCTCCTGGTGAACCAGACGCGGCGGATGATCGCCTACCAGCAGGCGGTCTTCCTGACCGTCGCGCCGTCGGGCAAGGCGCGGCTTGAGGCGGTGTCCAACGTCGCCGTTCCGGAACGCGACGCCCCATTCACCCGCTGGCTGGAGGCCGCGGCTTCGGCCATCGCCGCTGGAGCGGAGGCGCGCAACCTGCACGGCATTGCCCCTACGGAGGTGCCGCCCGCGCTGGCCCGCGACTGGGGGCAGTGGGGACCGGCGCAGGCGCTGTGGGTGCCCTTGCCAGGGCTTGACGGCACCGTCACGGCGGTCTTGTGGCTCGCCCGCGACGACGCGTGGACGGACGGGGAGAAGGTGCTTCTCGGGCAGCTCTCCGGCGGCTATGGACACGCCTGGTGGGCGCTGACTCACGCCGGACGCCGATCCGGAGTCCGCACACGCAAGGGGATATGGGCGCTGGCGGTGGTGGCGGTTCTGGCAGCCGTTCTGGCCATTCCCGTTCCGCAATCGACGCTGGCTCCGGCGGAGGTGGCGCCGCGCGACCCGCTGATCGTCAGCGCACCGCTGGAAGGCGTGATCGAACGCTTCCACGTCCAGCCGAACGAGCCGGTGACCACCGGCCAGCCTCTGTTGAGTTTCGAATCGTCGGTTCTGAAAAGCCGCCTCGAGGTCGCGCGCAAGGCGCTGGCCTCGGCGGAGGCCGAGTTGCTGACAGCGTCCCAGGGGGCTTTCACCGATCCGCTGAGCAAGGCGCGCATCGCCCAGTTGAAGACCCAGGTGGAACTGCGCCGGGCGGAAATGGACTTCGCACGAGACCTGATGGACCGCGTCACCGTGAAAGCGGAGCGGACGGGCATTGCGGTCTTCACCGACGCCAACGACTGGCTGGGCAAGCCGGTGGCGGTGGGCGAGCGCATCCTGACCCTGGCCGATCCGCAAGCCGCCGAGGTGGACGTGCATGTGCCGGTCAACGACGCGATCGTGCTCCAGGAGGGGGCGGAGGTCAGCCTCTATCTGAACGTCGATCCGCTGCGTCCGCTGCGCGCCACGGTGTCCCATGCCAGCTATGAACCGGGGCTGACCCCAGGCGGCGTCCTGGCCTACCGCGTCCGCGCCGATCTGGCGCCGGACCAGCCGACGCCGCGCATCGGGCTGCGCGGCACCGCCAAGATCCAGGGTGAGCGGGTCCCGCTGGCCTTCTACCTCTTCCGCCGCCCGCTGGCGGCGCTGCGCCAGACCGTGGGGCTCTGA
- a CDS encoding mechanosensitive ion channel family protein — MGQTPDVHTLTAGGTATALEVYAARLEAVAAIYPQLPSILSDAFARPNGREVAVHPLRLLRGLLILFTAGTVALLLTKRVLAEPLRKLESEGGAPLLTGGLRFVLGLVPVGAFAVGVLVVYAIVRPSHPAAPAVLLAVLQAAMTVLLSDRLIRFLCAPGRTALRLIPLEDTDARALHRTGVITVTLAATVLGLVDLLLALGVAGNAIVAIGLPLSTVPFLYLLFRVWRGRTAVARAVAHPLGIEAKDHPTLGLWAVAASVYLVALWLVVAAAAVRLEPATGPRMLASLLVALAVPAIALMAQRPLARFYRGEETAAGKAAVARVMRALWSALFVVGVFATAAIWGFRVEQASGAIGIVLRLLFNVTVVLLLGYVAWTMVVRAIDRALEGARHDGVSSRGQRLATLLPLLRKFLQVVLVVILVMIVLSSLGIEIGPLLAGAGVVGIAIGLGAQSTIADILAGVFFLLEDAFHMGDYVEVGQLRGTVEGISLRSLKLRHHRGAVHTLPFGQIKALTNYSRDWALMRLEFRVPPETDMGLVKKLVKEVGKDLSADPEMGPSFIEPLKSQGVRRVEDDAAIIGVKFITKPNEQFVIRREAYHRLIRAFQDHGIHLVGRGVVVRVDDPEAANRIIGFAAAQAMNGSGKESGAAE; from the coding sequence TTGGGGCAGACACCGGATGTCCACACCCTCACGGCTGGCGGAACGGCGACCGCGCTGGAGGTGTATGCGGCACGGCTTGAGGCGGTCGCCGCCATTTATCCGCAGCTTCCCTCCATCCTGTCGGACGCCTTCGCGCGTCCCAACGGGCGGGAGGTGGCGGTGCACCCGTTGCGCCTGCTGCGCGGCTTGCTGATTCTTTTCACGGCGGGGACGGTGGCGCTGCTGCTGACCAAGCGGGTTCTGGCGGAACCGCTCAGGAAGCTGGAGTCGGAAGGCGGGGCGCCATTGCTGACGGGAGGGTTGCGCTTCGTGCTGGGGCTGGTTCCGGTGGGTGCCTTCGCAGTCGGGGTACTGGTGGTCTATGCGATCGTGCGGCCGTCGCATCCTGCGGCTCCGGCGGTTCTGCTGGCGGTGCTCCAGGCGGCCATGACCGTGCTTTTAAGCGATCGGCTGATCCGCTTCCTCTGCGCGCCGGGACGCACGGCGCTGCGCTTGATCCCGCTGGAGGACACGGACGCGCGCGCCCTGCACCGCACGGGCGTGATCACCGTGACGCTGGCCGCGACGGTGCTCGGGCTGGTCGATCTTCTTCTGGCGTTGGGGGTTGCCGGAAACGCCATCGTCGCCATCGGTCTGCCGCTGAGCACCGTGCCCTTCCTCTATCTGCTCTTCCGCGTGTGGCGCGGGCGCACGGCGGTGGCGCGGGCCGTCGCCCATCCGCTGGGCATCGAGGCGAAGGACCACCCCACGTTGGGGCTGTGGGCTGTGGCGGCCTCGGTTTATCTGGTTGCCTTGTGGCTGGTCGTCGCAGCGGCCGCGGTGCGGCTGGAGCCGGCGACCGGACCGCGGATGCTGGCCAGCCTGCTGGTTGCGCTGGCGGTACCGGCCATCGCCCTGATGGCCCAGCGCCCACTCGCCCGCTTCTACCGGGGAGAGGAGACGGCGGCGGGGAAGGCGGCGGTGGCGCGGGTGATGCGGGCGCTGTGGTCGGCCTTGTTCGTCGTTGGCGTCTTCGCCACAGCGGCCATTTGGGGGTTCCGGGTGGAACAAGCCTCCGGAGCGATCGGCATCGTCCTGCGGCTGCTGTTCAATGTGACGGTCGTGCTTCTGCTGGGCTACGTCGCTTGGACGATGGTGGTGCGGGCCATCGACCGCGCTCTGGAAGGGGCGCGGCACGATGGCGTTTCCTCCCGCGGGCAAAGGCTGGCGACCTTGCTGCCGCTGTTGCGGAAGTTCCTTCAGGTCGTGCTGGTCGTCATCCTGGTCATGATCGTGCTGTCCTCGCTGGGGATCGAGATCGGACCGCTGCTCGCCGGGGCGGGGGTGGTCGGCATCGCCATCGGTCTCGGCGCGCAGTCGACCATCGCCGACATCCTGGCCGGCGTCTTCTTCCTGCTGGAGGACGCCTTCCACATGGGCGACTATGTGGAGGTCGGGCAACTGCGCGGCACGGTGGAGGGCATCTCTCTGCGTTCGCTGAAGCTGCGCCACCACCGCGGCGCCGTGCACACGTTGCCCTTCGGCCAGATCAAGGCGCTGACCAACTACAGCCGCGACTGGGCGCTGATGCGTCTGGAGTTCCGCGTGCCACCGGAAACCGACATGGGGCTGGTCAAGAAGCTGGTGAAGGAGGTCGGCAAGGACCTGTCCGCCGACCCGGAGATGGGGCCGAGCTTCATCGAACCGCTGAAGTCCCAGGGCGTCCGGCGGGTGGAGGACGACGCGGCGATCATCGGCGTCAAGTTCATCACCAAGCCTAATGAGCAGTTCGTCATCCGGCGCGAGGCCTACCATCGCCTGATCCGTGCCTTCCAAGACCATGGAATCCATCTGGTCGGGCGTGGCGTGGTGGTGCGGGTGGACGATCCGGAGGCGGCCAACCGGATCATCGGCTTCGCCGCCGCCCAGGCCATGAACGGTTCCGGCAAGGAGAGCGGTGCCGCGGAGTGA
- a CDS encoding RT0821/Lpp0805 family surface protein, with product MRLLSIASLGLHAATLIATLAIATPAQAQFGLFLGGRGGVDLTDEDWDLFRKALADALTPMEAGRRTEWNNPKTGVRGDVVVEKVHERDGAPCGDVQANFIRRTVQPYRLTFCKMANGRWAIAP from the coding sequence ATGCGCCTGTTATCCATCGCGTCCCTTGGGCTTCACGCCGCCACGTTAATCGCGACGCTGGCCATAGCCACCCCCGCGCAGGCCCAGTTCGGCCTGTTTCTCGGTGGGCGCGGCGGGGTGGATCTGACGGACGAGGATTGGGACCTGTTCCGCAAGGCGCTTGCCGATGCCCTGACCCCCATGGAGGCGGGACGGCGCACCGAATGGAACAACCCGAAGACCGGTGTGCGCGGCGACGTGGTCGTGGAGAAGGTCCACGAGCGCGACGGTGCGCCCTGCGGAGACGTTCAGGCCAACTTCATCCGGCGGACCGTCCAACCCTACAGACTGACCTTCTGCAAGATGGCCAACGGGCGATGGGCGATCGCGCCCTGA
- a CDS encoding efflux RND transporter periplasmic adaptor subunit: MMCRFRPSRFFAALSIALLPLPLAAADPAPAPEGGVRALIEARQHAVLSSEIAGRIGRITVEAGQSFKAGQTLIAFDCSHYQAAVDAARANLRAADVTVRQSRRLEQLKSIGGAEVEMAEVKAEAARADLRKAEIEVRRCDVKAPFDGKVVEQRIREHESVPAGTALLEVLSDRDLRVELIVPSSWLVWLKPGQRFELRIDETGEALDGEVTLIGARVDPVSQSLKVTGKLLADKQGNAPNLVAGMSGTARFNPAEEAKGAR, translated from the coding sequence ATGATGTGCCGCTTTCGCCCCTCACGCTTCTTCGCCGCGCTGTCTATCGCGCTGCTTCCCCTGCCGCTTGCCGCCGCCGACCCGGCGCCGGCCCCCGAAGGCGGGGTGCGCGCGCTGATCGAGGCGCGGCAGCACGCTGTCCTGTCCAGCGAGATCGCTGGGCGCATCGGGCGCATCACCGTGGAGGCGGGTCAGTCCTTCAAGGCGGGGCAGACGCTCATCGCGTTCGATTGCAGCCATTATCAGGCGGCGGTCGATGCGGCCCGCGCCAATCTGCGGGCCGCCGACGTCACAGTGCGGCAGAGCCGCCGGCTGGAGCAGTTGAAGTCCATCGGCGGCGCCGAGGTCGAGATGGCCGAGGTCAAGGCCGAGGCCGCCCGCGCCGATCTGCGCAAGGCGGAGATCGAGGTCCGCCGCTGCGACGTGAAGGCGCCCTTCGATGGCAAGGTGGTGGAGCAGCGGATTCGCGAGCATGAGTCGGTCCCCGCCGGGACGGCTCTGCTGGAAGTCCTCTCCGACCGCGATCTGCGGGTGGAGTTGATTGTTCCGTCGTCCTGGCTGGTCTGGCTGAAGCCCGGCCAGCGGTTCGAGTTGCGCATCGACGAGACGGGCGAGGCTCTGGACGGCGAGGTCACCCTGATCGGTGCCCGAGTCGACCCGGTCAGCCAATCGCTGAAGGTGACGGGCAAGCTGCTGGCCGACAAGCAGGGCAACGCCCCGAATCTGGTCGCCGGTATGAGCGGAACCGCCCGCTTCAACCCGGCGGAGGAGGCCAAAGGTGCCCGATGA
- a CDS encoding LOG family protein translates to MKDSRPNHESAAYRIAFEDRDFLLSESMRGVRFMLEYAKPESELKAWGIRSTIVVYGSARVPSPERAEQLLRDARTPEERQLAERRAKQAAWYEEARTFGRIVSERGGALAPTEDGQRDNVIATGGGPGLMEAANRGAQEAGAPSIGFNISLPQEPHPNPYSTPELTFRFHYFAIRKMHLAMRANGLAIFPGGFGTFDEAFEILNLRNTNKASRLPIVFVGRDYWNEVVNFRALADHGMVSAGDLELFDIADTAEEAWDCMTRLGLKRGNPPLGPAGTGMSAADEET, encoded by the coding sequence ATGAAGGACAGCAGGCCGAACCACGAATCAGCCGCCTATCGCATCGCCTTCGAGGACCGCGACTTCCTGTTGAGCGAATCGATGCGCGGGGTGCGCTTCATGCTCGAATACGCCAAGCCGGAATCGGAGCTGAAGGCCTGGGGCATCCGTTCCACCATCGTGGTCTACGGCAGCGCACGGGTGCCCTCGCCCGAACGGGCGGAACAGCTTCTCCGTGATGCCCGGACGCCGGAGGAGCGGCAACTGGCCGAACGGCGGGCCAAGCAGGCGGCTTGGTACGAGGAAGCGCGGACCTTCGGCCGCATCGTGTCGGAGCGCGGCGGCGCCCTGGCGCCCACCGAGGACGGGCAGCGCGACAACGTGATCGCCACCGGCGGCGGTCCCGGCCTGATGGAGGCCGCCAACCGCGGCGCGCAGGAGGCCGGGGCGCCGAGCATCGGTTTCAACATCAGCCTGCCGCAGGAACCGCACCCCAATCCCTACAGCACGCCGGAGCTGACCTTCCGCTTCCATTATTTCGCCATCCGGAAAATGCATCTGGCGATGCGCGCCAACGGGCTGGCCATCTTCCCCGGCGGCTTCGGCACCTTCGACGAGGCGTTCGAGATCCTGAACCTGCGCAACACCAACAAGGCGTCCCGCCTGCCCATCGTCTTCGTTGGGCGCGACTACTGGAACGAGGTGGTGAACTTCCGCGCCCTGGCCGACCACGGCATGGTCAGCGCCGGCGACCTGGAATTGTTCGACATCGCCGACACGGCGGAGGAAGCGTGGGACTGCATGACCCGGCTCGGCCTCAAGCGCGGCAATCCGCCGCTCGGCCCCGCCGGCACCGGCATGTCCGCCGCCGACGAGGAGACCTGA